CGACGTTACAGAAGTCCCCGATTCTCCCCGTGTTATCCTCATCGAAGATGAGACGGTCTTTCGCCAACTCCTAAAGAGAGCGCTGGAAAAACGGAAGGGATGGAAGGATGTGGAAGACTTCTCCGACGGGGCGGCGGGATTGGCCGCGTGTTTGGAGAGTCCGCCGGATCTGTTGCTGGTCGATTTGCACCTGCCGGGTAAGCACGGTTTGGAGATCGTGCGGGAGTTGCGGCAGAAGACGCCGGATGTGCGCATCCTGGTGCTCACCGCGCATGCGGAGCCGAAGCTGCCGTCGCAGCTGATGGGGTTGGGCGTAGGGGGCTACGTTGATAAGACGGCGCCGTTGGCCTACGTGATTCAGGCCATTGATACGGTCATGGCCGGTGGAATGTTTTTTGCGTCCCACGTGCAGGCGGAGAGTGGCCCGGTCGCGGGAGGCGGTTTGCCGCCGGCGAGTGCCGCGCTGCCGTCTGTTCTGTCGGCGCGGGAATTGGAAGTCGCCCGTTTGGTGGCGGCGGGACGCTCCTCCAAGGAGATCGCGTCCGACCTCGATTTGAGCACCCGCACGGTCGAAAAGCACCGCGCCAACATCATGGAAAAGCTGGGCGTGCGCGAAGTCGCCAGCCTGGTGCGTTGGGTGCTGCAGAACGGGCTGGGTTGAGGGATTTTTGATTTTTGATTCGGGATTCTCGATTGGGTGCGGGGGGCGCTGATCACGGGAGCGTGATATTGCCGCGCAGGTAGGTGACGGCTTGGCCGGCGAGGCCGACGCGGTCGTCGCGCAGGTGGCACCAGAGTTCACCGCCACGGGCCGAGGTTTGGCGGGCGTGGAGGCTGTTTTGGCCTAACTTTGCGGCCCAATAGGGCACGAGCGTGCAGTGGGCGGAGCCGGTCACGGGGTCTTCATTGATGCCGGCGCGGGGGGCGAAAAAGCGCGAGACGAAGTCACAGTCGTCGCCGGGCGCGGTGACGATGACGGCAAAGGTGTCGCAGGCGGCGAGGCGGACGAAGTCGGGTTGCACGGCAGCGACGGCGGCTTGATCGGGCAGGACCACCACGTGATCGCGGGCGGCGCCGATCCACTCCGCGGATGGCAAGCCGAGTGCGGCCAGCAGGGCGGTGGCGGCGGGAGTGGTGGGATCTAGCGCGACCGAGGGACGGGCGGGGAAGTCGAGTTCCAAGCGGCCGTGGGTTTGGCGGGTCACGGTGAGTGCGCCGCTGGCGGTGCGGAAGGTGATTTGGGGGCCCACGGTGGCGAGCTCGTGGGTCAACACGTGAGCGGTGGCGAGGGTGGCGTGGCCGCAGAGATCGACCTCGGTGGCGGGCGTGAACCAGCGCAGGTCATAGTGGTCGGCGGCGGTGCGCACGCAGAAGGCCGTTTCGGAGAGCCCGTGTTGCCACGCCATGCGTTGGAGTTGGTCATCGGGCAGCCAGTGGGGCAGGGGAACGATGGCGGCGGGGTTGCCGCCGAAGGGATGGGAGGTGAAAGCGTCGACCCAATAGAACGGTAACTCGAGCATGGAACCGAGCACAGGGCGGGGCGCACGGCGCCGCAAGGCGAGGATGGGGTGTGCTGGTCGCCGAAGTGCTGTATTGCACGTCAGTTGCGGCAATTGGCCACTAAAGGAGTCTAATCATTTGCACCGGTGTTTGCGGGCTGGACAGCGCCCGGTGCGCCCCTTGGGTAGGTATTTCTACTGGGCATGTTATTGGCGTCGCTTAGCCGCAAGATCGGTCGATTTTACGCTGCAGGGCTCCTCCTGTTTTCCGCAGGCATGAGCCTGGCCCAACCTTCGCCGGATGGTGTGGCGGAGTCGACGCGAGTTGAACTGATCCTGACCGGGGAACCGGGCTTCCGCCAAGCGGGCTATTATGCGGCCCTGTGGAAGGGGTATTTTGCCGAGGCGGATTTGGACGTCGTGCTGCGGTATGCGGAAGAGGGCGAGGTGGTCGTGGACACGGTGTTGGTGGAGCCGGGGGTGTATGCGATCGGTGGGGAGGCATTCTTTGAGGCGCGGATGCGGGAGCTGCCGGTGGTGCTGTTGGCGGCGATCCAACAGGAAACCCCGCAGGCGTTGCGGTTGCGCGGCG
This portion of the Actomonas aquatica genome encodes:
- a CDS encoding PhzF family phenazine biosynthesis protein, whose product is MLELPFYWVDAFTSHPFGGNPAAIVPLPHWLPDDQLQRMAWQHGLSETAFCVRTAADHYDLRWFTPATEVDLCGHATLATAHVLTHELATVGPQITFRTASGALTVTRQTHGRLELDFPARPSVALDPTTPAATALLAALGLPSAEWIGAARDHVVVLPDQAAVAAVQPDFVRLAACDTFAVIVTAPGDDCDFVSRFFAPRAGINEDPVTGSAHCTLVPYWAAKLGQNSLHARQTSARGGELWCHLRDDRVGLAGQAVTYLRGNITLP
- a CDS encoding response regulator, whose product is MSDDVTEVPDSPRVILIEDETVFRQLLKRALEKRKGWKDVEDFSDGAAGLAACLESPPDLLLVDLHLPGKHGLEIVRELRQKTPDVRILVLTAHAEPKLPSQLMGLGVGGYVDKTAPLAYVIQAIDTVMAGGMFFASHVQAESGPVAGGGLPPASAALPSVLSARELEVARLVAAGRSSKEIASDLDLSTRTVEKHRANIMEKLGVREVASLVRWVLQNGLG